Genomic window (Elgaria multicarinata webbii isolate HBS135686 ecotype San Diego chromosome 16, rElgMul1.1.pri, whole genome shotgun sequence):
tggtgcctagagcgtccttgctgccgccgcccaccttcctgccagcctcctgctgctggcgaaagagccacccagggcggagagctcggcggaagaagccgccgccccgccttcttccggcccgggtggctctttcgccggcagcaggaggctggcaggaaggtgggcggcggcagcaaggacgctctaggcaccaacAGTGCCactcactcggagccgttcctcctcgcaAGGAGCGATGCggggccaccgcctcctcctcctcctcctcctcttctgaccaggtaggcaaggatctacacatggagtttcggggcgcactggaggcgcacgcaagcgccttcaggacgccgtGTAGATCCTCCCCAGGATATATCCTCTGCCCCAGAGAAACCTCCCCTCCTAAGGTAGAACGTAGCTTTTCATTCTCCGCCCATCCCACAACAAGACGCCTCACTCACACAGGCCTCGGTAGCCAGTTATGTTATCTGAATGCACAAACCAGTCCATGATTATAGAGGCCAAGAAATGCGGTggcaattcagggtgctggttttaacctataaagccctacacgacttgggaccacaatacctgatggaacagaacctacctacccgtacactgcgctcagcatctaaggtcctcctccgagtgcctactccaagggaagctcggaggatggcaacaagggagagggccttttcagtggtggcccctcaattatggaatgatctccctgacgaggctcgcctggcgccaacgttttgacctggcgccaaaaagataacaatattggtgccaagcgagcctcatcagggagatcattccataattgggggggccaccactgagaaggcccttttctcttttctcaggcagttaacaacacatgctgaatttttaagtgaccccagaatagttgttttaaacggatattgtctgtttttgtttgtattttatgttttttatggtttaaaattttgtatatttgtttttaatgttcactgttttcaaattttgtaaaccgctcagagagcttggcaatggggcagtatataaatgatgatgatgatgatgataatgtattACTGCAAGCTGGTTGCTCtgaggttggtgtgtgtgtgtgcaaggaatccgctccgggtttcagagaTAACTCTGAAAGAGCCACCCAAGgtgcacctttagagttctgtctggttgtggctgaaacccggagtggattctccACTACCACCGCGACCTCAGAGCCACGGGACTCCATAGATTAGTAGTGACTTAGCGCCGTCCTGGTGCCGCTTGCACTCACTGCTTTGCTCAGGCTCTCCGCGCCAGGCATGTGCTCCAGGTCCACGAAAGCGTGAGCGAAGAAGTCCTTGAAGGAGATGCGCTGATGGGGGTCCCTCTTCAGGAGGCGCTGCAGGAGGTCTCGGCATTCCGGGGAGAGCCGGGGGCGACTGGGCAGCTAGGAAAAGGCGGCAAGGCAGGGAGATGGAACACAGGCGGGATTCAGAGGACAGTGTCCCCCcctccgtccccgtccccccggcCAACTTGAACAACGGTAGCTCTAAACTGGAAGTGTGTGCgtgtattggggtgggtgggagataccTTGCGGAAGCAGTCGCTTTTACGGCAAGGGATTATGGGGTCAGTTGCGAACAGCAACCACGTTGATTTATTGTTTATGTATTTACATAacatgaaaaaggaaaaaaaggttgcttgccccaaggagcttacaatccaaATGTTGGCAGAGGGGAAGCAAAAAGGAGGAGGACGTGTTTTAGAACCGAACGGAACTTCAGAGCTCAAGACATCTGAAATTTGGCGGCATGACAGAACGTAGCTGGACAGGCCCTTccttgcaaacaaacaaataaaataaggagACTCTAAAgtctatggatggatggatttgcaCGCCGAAACAAGTTAAGGGGGTTTCCATCAGAATTCTTGCATGCTTTCATGCCCAAGAAAACAGAGGGGTTATTTGAAAGGTATCGCTTTCTgggctagtgtgtgtgtgtgtgtgcgtgtgtgtgtaggctATGCAACCACGACAGCGGACTTCCAAACTTTTGGCTGTTGGAGGTGAGGACAGGGAAGTTTCAGAAAGCAACGCACCTCTGCTTTGGAGGGTCCCACCTACATGCTCCTAGCTCTGGGCGGGTGCTAGGTAGGTTCAGGGGTCGGCAATGAGCAGCCCCTGGAGCGAATATGGCCCTCCTGAGAGATCCCGCCCGCCTCTGGCTCCCACAGTCCCATCCTCCCGCTTCTACACACATCTTCAAAATGCTTGGTGGAAGCGGGAGAAGCGGGGGACCGCCCAGAGACAGAGGGGCACGCCAGGGAGAGAGAATTCTTGTCCGTCCCTTGCAATTCTTCTGTCTCCGTCAACGCTTTGTCTGCCGGCAGGGAAATGGCTAGCAAAGACCGGATGGGAGGGTGGCATCCGAAGTGGCAGGGGCAACGGAGATGGTTTCCTGCCATGACCCCCATTTGTGCCCCCTCCCTGGGACCCTCATCCCAACCGCGGCAATATTACCTCGATGGGCTGATTGCTGCGAATCTTCTCCTCTAGCTCAGTGAACGACTTGGAGGCAAACGGCGGCCGCCCAAACAGGGTTTCTAGAGaaggaaagacacacacacacacacaagacaagATTTGAGTTATATGCACCATGAGGACTAGCATCCCTGTGGGGGATTTTCACCACCCAGCCATCACGTTCAGTGGCGCTCAATGCTCAAATGGaggttactgtatttcttcgattctaagatgcacttttgccaccaaataaacagctctaaaaatggagtgcgtcttagaatcgatggcgtcttagaattgaagaaatacggtaagaggaaaagaggaatgtgagaggagctgggagggtaagcgcctggttttttgttagtcctgAAGCTGCTTCGGAAATCCTAaatttattcagaagtcccatcgatttccacgGGACTTACTCGCATGTCATCGTCCCCTGATGCACCGACAAGTAAAGAGCCAGATCCTATGGAGAATTTGGAGCGCCTTAAACGGAAGCAATTGAACAGATGTGGGACTGGAGAGAGAAGTGTTTTAGCTTCTTaatcgcgtcttctcctctctctccccgcccgaaaatattgtttactctttgtttctatGCCCCCCTTCTTCCAGCACAAACGGCGGTTGCTTGtcgcacagagggaaaaaagaaaaggacacaaccattagaaaaaagcgcggagggggggaaggaggttggctgggcagtgagggaaatagtatttcttcgattctaagatgccctttttccccaaataaacatctcaaaaaatggggtgcatcttagaatcgatggcgtcttagaatcgaagaaatacggtattatggGTTTCGTGATGCCCCGTTAGTAGCTGCCCAATGCCCTGCTGGTAGGAGTTGCCaggggaggctagtggctccgacaTCAGCAGGGCggcgaatccgctccaggtttccgtcagaaccactccgaactctaaaggaactacgtAAGGTGCTTCACATGTCTCCAAGGGATAccttggcaccttggatagctcctttagagttcggagtggttctgacggaaacccggagcggattcgccgCCCTGCTgacgtcggagtcaccagcctcccctgataGTGGCTCAAACCTTATAGAATTTTATGCCACGAGTTGGCGATCAGGAATGCTTGCAAgcccctcctccctttcccactagcaaataataataataataataataataataataataataataataataataatttcttacccacctctccatttggatcgaggcggggaacaaccataagtataaaatacctaaaatgctgattaaaaacatagtatacattgttaaaccaTCCTAAAAATGGCTTCCGTCCTCCCCCAAACCACTTACCCAGAGTCGGTGAGATTTTCTAGCACCGCTGCTACAATCCTCCAGATTTTTTGCGGCGTCGTTGCGCAGCAATGCCATGGAACCCAGCTGCAAAACCAGAGGATGGGCTTACCGTAGAGAATCACCCCCACGGACCACAAGTCCACCCGGGCGTCGTACTGCCGGCTGCACACCATCTCTGGAGCCATGTAAAGCGGTGACCCCCGGAGCACGTGCTTCTCATCCCTTGGAGACATGTGCTGAGCAAAGCCGaaatctggtggtggtggagacacAAGACGACCGAGAAGAAGTGCTTTAGAGCGGCCTCGTAAATAAGCTTGCAAAAGTCAGTAGCCGGCAAAGTTGGGGGTTGCTGGCGGAGTAGACGCAAGACCGCTCTGTGCCTCTTGCTGCATTTCGATGCTGAAAAGAAAGCTTTGCCTTCCCCTCGTCGGGTTAGACTTATGCTGTTGATAGAAGTTGTGAATTACAGATTAGAAATCCTTACCACAATTTTGGACATAGAGTCCAACATTTCTCTTCAGGAAGGTAACGATTACCATTCCTTTCTTAAGCAAACAGTCTACCATGGGGGTTAGAACCTGCAGCCAACATGCCAAGCTTCTATGTTTATGTTATGGTGGTTGCTTAACTTTTGAAAATGGAAAACGTGTATTACTGATGAAGTTGGAAATGGTGCATACGATCCGGAGTCAtcgtttaatattacatttatacgttttcccttgtttgtattctttcatgtttatgacatgttattgtccttgttaatcaccagtaactttgctatatgtttattaaatgtttgctaaacgTCCATTGACATTCATTATATGACTGCTGGCTAGGATAAACCGTGTCAAGGCTTTTGGTAAAGGCAAAATATATTTTGTGCGCTCAAtttcaggagtgttggtggatcttttccctttcttttcagtcTCACAGTGAGGGTTCCTCTCTTTTTTAGCTTTTGCATTTCGATGCTGAGCATGTGGCAAGAGGCTTCCTGCCTCTCTTACCCCACGTGTTTTCTATGCTGGCCTCCGAGCAGAGATGGAGCACTGCGTCCCTCCACCAGctcgctcacccacccacccgaaaTTCCATGCACTCGCCTGCATAGAATTCCTTGTCACCAGTGGCGACCAAGAGAGTGCTTAAACGCAAGGCTTTGAGGGGAAGAGGAGAACCATGAACACCACCTTCTTAGAGGAAAGGCAAGAtttaaacgagagagagagagagagagagagagagttttctgaTGTGGAAAAATGGCCTGTACCACTCCAGACTCCAAGTGGGGGAATCACATTTTAGAACTCTCTCCtctctaaaaaagaaagaaagaaactcctTGCAAGTAGATAACTAGTTCATCATCAAGAAAGGCTCTAGCTTTGCTCACACACTTGCACATGCTTTCTATTTTGCAGTTGCAGCCAAGCgatcaagttgttgttgttattatttatttatttatttatttatttatttatttatatagcaccatcaatgtacaagttCTGGCTTCATATCTTCCAGCAGAGAGAAAGTAGAGCTGTATCAATGAGAAGCAGGGCTTTCATGGCAGTGGCCCCTCAGTTTTGGAATTACCTGCCTTTAGACAAGAGAAGAAGCCTGTTTCTGGGTGGATTTCCATAAGGGCTGCAAGGGGTTTAAAAGAGCTGTGGTCTCCCCTGCACCATCAGAGAGGATGGCTGCTGTAGTAGGCAAATCCCCTttaattgggaaaggctgctttaattgGGAAAGGCTAATTGGAGGCAGAGCTAAATACCCAGACTGAGCTAAAGCCTGATATAGGTTTCATTCTAGCTTGTCTGTTGCCGATGCAACATTTGCGCATAGGCAGTCTCAGCCTTAGCGCCTGCCACATGGAGTTATACAGGATGCTACTTGAAACTTCATTTTGCCTTCCTGGGAACtgggctttgctttgctttgctttactaGGTACTTGAACTTTGCCTTGCCTTGCTGTGAACTCGGCATTAGGAcagtgcacagaccccccgattcGCTTCGGATCCCAATTCGGACCTTCCAAATCGAGCCTGATTCCCCTTGGATTCGGATCTgaagcgatgcacagccctactcagcaTTCCTTTGCCTTGCTGGATACTgaacttttcctggctactgagCTTTGCCTTGCTGAGAACTGGTCTTTGCTTTGCTGGAACCCAAACTCTTGCCTAGAACCCATCTAGGGGAGGCCACcacctgggacagaacaatttgtctaatccttttttaaaagtcaTCGAAGCAAGTGCCCACTGTCACATCCTGTCGGATTACTTTGTTTTTAGATACTGTATACCACTTGGAACCCAGAAAGGCAAGCAATGAATGAAGAGGTCAAAGGAACACAGCCCAAACGAAGGAAACCACCAATCCAGGTTTCCTGGAGCTCTGAAGAACTCCCAGGGTAAAGTGCTGAGCCGGTCACTCAAGCCCTGCCCCTGTACCAACCTGCCAGCTTGAGATGAGGTTTGTCCAAAGAGCTTAGCAGGATGTTCTGAGGCTTCAAATCCAAGTGGGAGATGTTCTTGTCATGGAGGAACTTCAAGGCACAAGCTGGTTGGACAAACAGAGTCAAGTTATCGTCCTTTTGCAAAAAGCTTCCTGATGAAAAAAAACTCACCTCCAAGATTTACTTTTTTCCCCTACCCACAGTTCCCCACTGCTGGTCATAtaaggtaaaaacacacacaccaaaaaacccaaTGCTGTGCCCACAGAAGcactattattatcattatcatcatcatcatcatcatcatctgggatGCACTGCTGGCACGCACAATTTATCCCAGTCGCATAAGACAATATGTTTGACATTGTGCaacatgcagccctccagatgttttggccaacaactcccatcagccttagccagtatagccaatggtgaagcctgatgggaattgtagacaaAAATCTCAGGCTCTTTTGGCCTACATGTTGCCCACCCGTTTTACTTACACACACATCCGATCACAATCACACACTTGAACGGGCCCCGATGTTAGCAAGTTCCCTGCAAAAAAATTTAAACACcccccatgttgttgttttttctaaaaTGCTGGCTACAGAGGTTAATGTGGACAGCATTATAAGTACAGATCAACCTTTTGCCCCATTTGCTTCAGCTACTGAATGGCTGGTTGAGTCGGAAGCCTGTAACAGAAGCTGGCTGAGTTTGGGTCGTCTGCCCTAAATCTCACACGCGCAGAACACTGGTCATAGGGGCCAGTGTGTGCAGGCGTTTGCCAGGAGTGGGCTGAGCCATGGAAGGCGTGCCCGTGTCCTCTTCACGTTTCGTTTGTACTGACATAGCTGAACACAGAACAAAAGCCGGTCAAAGAACGAAGTCCCAAGAGGTTTCGGCATCCCTCTGGTGAGAATGCCTGACGCGTGGCTCTCAGAAAGAGGGCTACCTGAGACCCGTTTAGTTGGGGATTGAACTTCCGCAGGCTAAAACATGTGCTTGACCACTGAGCTGTGCCTGAGAGCCTTTTGAACTGCCAGGGAGGAGCATCAGACGCTGCTTTacatggagtcagaccattgggccatctagcccagtgttgtcaactctggctggcagcagcggctctccagggtttccggcagcattctttcctagccctacctggaaataccTGGGATCCAACCGGGGCTTTCCTGCATGCAACACCTGTGCTCTTACCACCGAGATCCAGACCCTccaattccccctctcccctcccattccttacccagttGCTGCAAGAATATGCAAGCCACCTTCTCCGGGAGTATCCTCCGCGTGTGGATGAAGCGAGACAGGTCACCTCCGGCACAAAATTCCATGATCAGGTAGATGTAGTCCTTGTTCCActaaaaggcagaggaaacacCATCAAGGCTTGCTGGGAAAACAACTTCTGTCCCATTTTCCGAGAGGCCGAAAGGTGAGACGGATATCTGTCATTTCAGTGGCAAAGCCAGGAGAAAGTACTGAGCACGGCACTCTTAAGAAGGATCCAGGCCAGGGGAGCAGGCGTCCGGCTGGGCAGCCAAATCCAGCCTCTCTGGAGGCAAATCCCTATTTGATCACTGCCTTTCCCCCGAACAGTGGATCATTGGGTGGCTTCCCAGCTGTTGGGCAGATTCTAATgtctcattttattctttttaattgagcctgtaagccgccttgagtgcccTTTTTCAGTAGAAAGTGGgaaggtacaaataaaataaaataaataacatgcatACATTCccaattctaaatggttgaaatgcctctcttaaagctgagttactggcaataagaacttCAAGCCGTTTTTCTCCGGCATTTAGTCACCACCCTTTTAGCCCCCCTGCCCATTACTGGAACATGTCgagagcttagaatcatagaatagtagagtcagaaggggcctacaaggccatcaagcccaaccccttgctcagtgcaggaatccacttaaagcattcctgacagatggctgtccagctgcttcttgaaggcctctacggtgggagagcccacaacctccctaggtcattggttccattgtggtactgctctaacagtcaggaagttcttcctgctgtccagccggaatctggcttcctgtaactggagcccattattctgtgtcttacACTCTGGGAAATtcgagtagagatcctggccctcctctgtgtgacaaccttttaagtaattgaagagtgctctcatgtctcccctcagtcttctcttctccaggctaaatgtgtccagctctttcagtctctcctcgcagggctttgtttcctgacccctgatcatcctcattgccctcctcaacatatctgaaattgaatttggccattgggctgaaagaggttcttcacCCTTCATCTAGAGATGTTGGGACAGGTGGaaaggagggcaatgaagatggtcAGAGTTATGGAAAACAAGACCTATGAAGGAAGGTTGAAGGAACTTGctatgtttagccaggagaagactgggttgggttgggttaggTGGGTGTGACAGCCCTTTTGAAATACCTGGAGAACTTTCACACAGAAGGGGGTGAAGACCTATTCTCTGCAGCCCCAGAGGGCCAGGCTAGTTTTAATGGGCTCAATTGACTggagggtagattttggttgaacatcaggggAAACATCTCAGCCAGCCTTTGGGCTCTAGTGGATAAAGCAGAGACTCTTCCGAGCTCCTAACTGGCCTAGGTGGAGAATTCCGACTTCCaagccaaccagccagccagccagccagcctcctcGTGACCCACCCATGTCGAAACTCAGCCTGGCCATGCCTCCCACTTCTGCTGCCCGCCCACCTGGAAGTCTTTCAGCTCCACGATGTGCGGGTGGCGGATGGTTTTGAGGATCTCGATCTCTGTCAACAGGTTTTCCACAGACGCCTTGTTCAGGCTCTTCTTGCTCACGCACTTGATGGCCACCACCTCCCGGATGTTCTTCTACCAATGCAAaataaaaagggtgtgtgtgtggggggggaattgtcCACACAATATCTCAATATCTAAGGAGTTGAGATCGCAACCAGGTTGACCATTTTCCACCTTTATGAGGCTGCCAGCTCTTGCTAAGGCTGCAGACTTGGACGACTTAAAAGGGAGATTAAAAGTTAAGAAAGGGTGCCTGAATTTTGCCCCCCGCCCCGGTCTTTTAGACTTGAGCCCCGTTCCTGGTAGAAaattgggatataaatttaataattttttaaaaaacacctctgtACAGATCAGGGTTTTAGGCAGCTCCTTTGAaggtcaggcccttggtccatttagcctagtattgttgacactgactagcagcaagggctctgcagggtttcaaggCAGATTTTCTtgacctacctggagaagccgggaattgaacctgggacctttgagCTTGGGTAGACTTCCCCATTTCAGACATCCATTCCTAACCTGTTGATGATGAGGgagagactgggggggggggggggaggaagcagcacaaCCGCCAGttctgtgtgggtgtgggtgggtgtaagcTCTATAACCTACccggatgaattttaaacctaagacttttaagatgctgtgattgttattttaatactgtattggtcttaaatgctcttttaactaatttcatgtattatattttatttagtgttgttccccgcctcgatccagagggagaggcgggtataaatattattatcatcatgacaTACAACCTCCTTTCCACCCATCCACTCACCCCAGCTGGCATCCTCTACACATGCTAGACCACacaccccatcatccccagtcagtcacctggggggtgggggagctgcccTACAAACACATACAGCCCTCCGTCCTCTAACCTGGCACTCCCAGATGtgccagactacagctcccatcctccccagcaagtCACGTGGGGTGAGGAGGGAGCACATACAGCCTTCCTGACCCCTAACCTGGCGCCTCCCGGACGTGCCGGAtcccacctcccatcatccccagacagtcagctggggcggggggggtagCTACTCTACAAGCACATACGCCCTCCCTGTCCCTTAACCTGGAACACATACACCCCTACAGATGTGCTGGGATACAGCACCCATCACCCCCGGCTGGGGgtgatgggcgttgtagtccgaCAGGGTCTGGGAGGCTGCTCGGGCCTGCTGCTGGCAGGGTTTGCTCGGCCAGCCTCCAGCCCTCGCCCGCTTACCTTCCTGTAGGCTTTGAAGACAGTGGCGTAGGTGCCACTGCCCAGCCTCTCGGTCAGGATGAAGTCTTCCAGCTGAGGGGGCGCCCAGCCGGCCCCGGCGGCCATCCCGGCCGAGACCACCCCATGCACCGGCCAAGGCGTGCGAGCCTAAACCGCCCCTCTCTGGGACCCTGCGGAGGCGTCGGCGGCGTCGGtgcctcctgccgccgccgcttcctGGTTTGCTGCTTAAAGGGCCTGCAGCGGGAGGCCCCCTCCTCGCCCGCCCCCTAGTGGCAGCCCGCGGCACTTGCAGGACGCGTTCACACCACCTCTCTCCTCGCAGGAGAGGTCGTGGGTAGGGTGACccacgaaaaggaggacagggctcctgtatctttaacagttgcatcgaaaaggaaatttcagcaggtgtcatttgtatatatggggaacctggtgaaattccctcttcatcacaacagttaaagctgcaggtgccctgccctcttttaaatctggtcgctctagtatagctcctgcagcttta
Coding sequences:
- the ULK3 gene encoding serine/threonine-protein kinase ULK3, coding for MAAGAGWAPPQLEDFILTERLGSGTYATVFKAYRKKNIREVVAIKCVSKKSLNKASVENLLTEIEILKTIRHPHIVELKDFQWNKDYIYLIMEFCAGGDLSRFIHTRRILPEKVACIFLQQLACALKFLHDKNISHLDLKPQNILLSSLDKPHLKLADFGFAQHMSPRDEKHVLRGSPLYMAPEMVCSRQYDARVDLWSVGVILYETLFGRPPFASKSFTELEEKIRSNQPIELPSRPRLSPECRDLLQRLLKRDPHQRISFKDFFAHAFVDLEHMPGAESLSKATSLVTEAVKKDQEGEAAAALSLYSKALEYFVPALRYEIDASRKEVLRSKVNQYVSRAEQLKVLVTSNNKTLLQQGCPARDILKEMSKDKPRLYAALEVASAAVAKEEEGKDDCETLDLYQQGLGELLLMLAAEPAGRRRELLHAEIQTLMGRAEYLKEQIKMKESQWEAASLGKEGMSDSVRSSCSLQ